ATTTTAATGTAGCACATGCAACAATTAATAGCCCAACCCCTTCGTTTGCTTTATTTGTTGAGTCAGACGAGGTCACAAGATGCGGCCTAAGTCACCCAAACAAAGTACAAATGAAATATTGATTACGTAATTCTTTGTCCTCACTTGAATCACAATTTTATTACACAAAATGAAACCATTTTAGATCCATACCACTCTGCTAAATTAAACggttaaaaagtaaattaaatgttaatttaatataatttgtatttgattttaatgatatattaattttaatacccTACATACACAAGAAATACTAATCAACTGTAAATATgatggttttttttaaaattacatatgataaaattaaattcaaataataaaataaaatacataaacaGAAAATTGACAaccatggatttttttttttcaaaaatataagaCCCAATTATTATAAATAAGGATTAAGAAGATAGCAAAGTatgaatttatgaaaaaatatacATGGTAAAAACCTATATCAAACTTATATTATAAATCATCGAAGAAGTCATTGAAGTTCAAcaatctatatatataaaaaagttaaaaaaataaaatagttcgATTGGCATAGATATTGTTGTCAAAAcaggaggacgtgagttcgaATGCACTGaagtgtattatcctcctatttataggttaggGAGGGGCTCAGGGTTGTTTtaatattgtgtcaaaaagaatagATATAATCAAAACCTATAATTAGATTGTTTAGAAAAATAGTTAAgatttataaatatgaaaaattaatagtttttcattttgaaagcaatatttacaataatttttttatttattaaagtccattgattaattattgaaaggcttaatgataaatttaaccactaacgtttgcatgttttgtcaaaatggtcctaattgtatttttgaacttttttttgccaacctttgttcttcttcttttttaatctgtttttttaacagatttaatgaaagtaccgttaaaaaagttaacggggatgatgtgaaatttcatatgtggaatatttttaatgagatgtaatttattactatgataacccaataaaataattacttgtggaaaataataaaataaacaaataacacattagattaaaaagtagctcttaatttaaagaaaataagctaattatctaaaaaaattaaatcagtaGAAAAACTTCTCAGTAAACAAAGTATGAAAGATTGaaatcttttaaaagaaaaaaattaaaaccttgaatttattcattaaatctgttagaaaaaaaacatattaaaaaaataaagattgatgaccaaaatagactcaaaaatacaattagggtcattttgacaaaacatgcaaaCGTTAAtagccaaatttatcattaaaccttattgaaataaatttattctactgttttatacaaatttaaatagtaaaagttaatttaattattgatgAATTTAATTTTGATACTCAAATAGTTAATTAGTATTTGGAGAGATTTGTCccattaaaaagttaatttaattattaataaattttattttaatagccaaatagttaattaaattattaataaacgTTCAAATTCTTTATTGAACATGATCAATAtacactctctttttttttgttaatgtaaTTCGTTTAAAGGCACTTTACCTCCTCCTCCTTTTTTCATACTAAAAATGCCCTGAAACCGTAGGAAAAAGGAGAGAAGATTTTTACAGGAAGTCGTAAACTTGTCACCTAAATTTAACTCTTCCTCCTTGTTCTACTCATTTACCTCAACAATGTCCTTTTTCACTCATAAAACTAAGTGATCCTCAAATGACCCAAGATTGCTATATTTAAGCATCATATTaattagagaagaaaaagaggagGGGGGGCAAATTCCCTTTATAAAACTTCATTTCTCTAAAGTATGGCAAGTTGAACTAATTAACTATGTGTCATAAAGAACAGCTTGATGATGAGTCCTATAAAAGCCAGAAAAGATGAGAGGTGGGGGCACCTGAATTACAATGGGGTTTGCAAATGTCAAAAGAAATCACTTTATGCTTAGCTAAAAGTTCACAAAAATTGTACATTAAGAAATAAACAAATTAGTAGTGTATTTTTATTTGGCCAAACTGAATTTCTTTCACAATTAATTAGTAATTGACAAAGTTTGAATCCAATTAAATTTATAATCTAATCATAATCTCACCCATAAATGTTTAATAAGTTATAAAGCACGGGTTTAAGTTCAACCATATGTGATTATGCATGATTCATTTTTGTAGACACGTGATGAGATACTCTCATTACGTGGATTTTCTATCTCTTTAGGCACTCAAACTCTTAatgtattgaaaaaaaaattattaagataatACTAAACTTGTTGAGGAGTCTACCAACTATATGAACACAAATAACAAGTGTTTAATAACTTGAAATTTTGTCATTAAATTTGATCACGGTATGTAGAAACTAGCTTAACAAGAAATGAGTTTCATTCCAAAATTGACCTCCCTTCAAAAAAATCAATCCTAACTTCATCAAACTATATGATTCATTTAATGTCATCTAGCATTTCACTTTGTACAATGTAATGGACTAAAGAAGTTGAGAAAACAAAATTTAGACCAAAAGAGGTATGGAAATTATGTGAAGTGTAGAATACTCAATTACACCCTATTCAACAAGGAATATATAAAGGTGGCCTATTAAGACCCCAATAGACCCACTCTACCTTCCTTATCTTCATGGCAATCCTCTTCCATGAAAGAAAATGTCCACTTTGTTTACTCAAATTTGAAGAAAGCTAATCTCCCTTAccttcttccttttctttaattccCCCCTTCTTTTCAGAGTCTTTTTCAAGTCGAAAGCCTTTTTTGGTAGCATGTCCTGATTTCTAGCCTTCGTTAGAGGCCATATCCCCCACACCAAGATGCTACTTGGATCAACTGGTCCTTTACTACCAAGAATTTTATGCTGCGAAGGGTatgataatattatatttttttaagaaataaaaattatcattttaaaagttTGGAGAGTCTAGAgaaataacatttaaaatatttcaaaaaaatgttaaatgatTTGTCAACAATATTTTGTGCGACCTATTTAAAATAAGAATAGTAATGAATTAGGACGAGACCGATTATTGTTAAATTCATTGTTAGCATCACTCCCTCACTTTACCCATCACCTTCCACTTCGCCCTGAATATTGAATTTTGAATATTACTACCTCTTTCATGGAGATTTGATGCATTTATAATTGCCCTGTCTCCTCCTATCCATTGAATCTTTAtcgaattattttaatatataaacatgaaaaaaatttaaaaaaggaaatttcttaattcaaaacaattatatttattttatctattcaTTGTTTATGTATAAGGGATCTCTAATCTCATGCCTCgcttaattgattaatttaaattgGATTATATAGCGCAACTTTGTggtaattattctaaaaaatatgaatttttggaGTTTGATAAAAGAATATGAAGAGAGAGATTACGTTAACGAGCCGACAAACCTAACAAGGTTACTCCATTAATGATTGAAATATGCTTTCTTACATATATGGCGTGTCTTGTCAACCCTAATCACATGATTAGATCAGTCGTATAAAATGTAAATCATCATTCTCCCGACGAAAGCTTCTGCTTTGTCCACTGATCTTGGACTTACTCATCATTCATCAATATTCTTTTCTTCCATCACTCTTCAAACCAGGTTTTAACTATGTACTTTTAAATCTTTTAATTCATCAACGGCGGTAAGTGTATCATGTTACGAAGTATAAGAGTTTTTGTTAATCTCAACTAATTTTATCTTTTATCATAATTATTTAAAGTCTATTCTaatatctataattttttttcattttgatatttaaactttttgATTCCAAATATCAAAgtagacaaaaaaaaatctaattaccAAGTTGATAGGCTAAAAATTACATTAACTCTTTTAATAATAATTGCATTGGTTCAATCCTGGACTACTATTAAACatatacaaaattaattttaaaaacaattttgggtaaattataaatttaatcatttatgtattatttaaattatgattttatcagagttttaaaaagttacaatatAATTATTAATGTTATCAAATTACTACATTTTGATCATTGAATTGTTAACTACCGTTAACGGTGTAAGGTAGGTTACAatagacaaaaaaatttaaaccaaattatacaGTTAATTCTTATACCTTTTCCTTTTGAGAATTTTAGTTGTTTTgaggtttttttttcctttaaccCACTTTCTTTAAGAGCCATCATttctaaaagtaaataaaattttaagaaaaaaaagtaaaaaattaataagGAAAAAGGTAGAATTTATAAGTGAAATAATTCTTTAATGGAATTTTTAACCTTcaattattttaaagaaaacttaaacataacataaaacatataaaattatcaaattttatataacataaattactaatatatatatatgaataataataTCGTAATTAtaactatgatatacaaataactAAATCTTCTTCATCCTTGAAAACCAATCATCAAAAAGCCGAAAACTCTTTGCCTTGTTACCTCAAGGAACATTCTGTTAGCTTTACTGTCCATCGAGGGTAAAGAAACTGTTGAGCATCAGCAAAACCTTTGGAGGGGTAAGCAATGTCTATTGATGGGGGCGATGGAAATTAAGTCGATGGATTAGAAGATAAAAATCATGGCTGATTTTAACAACTTTTATTTTTACCGAAAGAGTAAGTGACACCTGCTAAATTTAATTACCCAAAACTTATCTTGCATTCttgatggaaaattttcaaaaattcaatagAATagatattaagaaaaataaacccACAAATTcttccttttatattttctttctaactttttttttacataacTATAGGTGTCTTCGTTCATTTTATAGTGTTAATATAATCTTCTTTTAACCGGAATGATGTTCACGTAAAGCCCTCCCAACAATGTAACTCCCAAAGCTGGACTTTGTCTTATTACCTGACAAAACCACTTCCACTTCTTTCAAATACTTGTTgaatttgtcttttttttaattcttccAACATTAGTAACTTTTAGTACTGTTTCATTTTAGGTTTAATGCACACTTTAGTCCTTGAACTacatcatttttttcattttgatcctTAAAGTTTTTTTTGGCCCACTCAGTCTGAGTCACTAACGTTATCAAACTTTCTCACCTTAGTCATTTgaacattaaaaactaatgatAAGGATATACAACCAATCATACGTTGCCACGTGTCACATATGACATCATCGTCATCcgaaaaaccataaaaaatctttaaaaatggaaaagatttaaaatttatttaaaaatacaaaaatatttcaaaataaaaaaatattataaagttacaaaaacaatataaactataaaaatttactgctttaaaaatatattagaaattttaatgcttttcaatttttaggtgataaattttggataaaatttttcaattatttaaataataaaaaataatagtgtttcaattaaataatcatttaaataataaataacattctTCAGTAAACTTTGatttataaagttttaaaaatattaaaatttctaaatttaaaaaatagtaaaaattagtttttttgtaatttaaaaaaaagtgtagttttgtatttttttacaatttttaaagattttaaggttttttttcagATGATAATCTCGTAGTAATGTAAATGTGGCAGCACATAATTGGCTGATTGTTTTTTCAAATCGTTGAAAGGACTGAACATGAACATACGATAACGTTATGATTAAACTGGAAatgcttaataatattaaaactgAAATGAGCTAAAAAATACTTCAaagattaaaatgtaaaaagggGTATACTTCAAATATTGAAGTGTGcattttgcatttattttatttgtcatGCGAGAAAATCGGTATTTTCAATCCTGAAAAGAAAAATTGgaaaaatagatttttagtaAAAAGCAAAGTGGAAATTATTAGGGAAAGACTTAAAAGATTTTTATCAATGTTGCTGGTGTTGCTCGATGATGACTCAAAATGAAAACGATTGGATATTATTaaaagggttaaatataaaattggtactttaatttatttatttttctaaaattgatatttatgattttctttttgGTCCTAGTTTAGTGTCCACTATATTGAAACCCGAGCCTAACATCGTTACTTgtagcttttttttatttttcatttatttatcctttcatttttttcacgTTCCTTTTTCCCCAtttatttctctctctttttcttatctcttttatttcatttgttcattcttcttcttctctcaaaAATCCCATCATCTTTGGCGCTATTGACATGAACCACCACTTTCCGATATGCGTAATTGTTTTCAAACTTTCACCCATAATAGGAGGAAGGATCAATTGGAGGAAAATTGAAAGGGATTAACTTTTATCCCTCTATTGTTGAATTATTTCCATCATCGTTCTCTGATTGGTTTTGTGGTCTTGGGTTCGGGTGATCACTTCTTCTAGGGAATAACCCGACATTTTTAAGAAGTCTCGATTGGCGAAAATGATAGGGTGGCCTGAAATTGAAGGATGAGATGGTGAAATTGTCAAGTAATTTGTCAAGAGCTTCGCGAAACCATTGGGAGTAACAGGTGTTGAAAGATTGTTGTCTTAAACCCAATTTAGGTACAAAATTAATCAAATCACCACCCAATTTTTATGGCTGAAAAgagaaaacacaaaaattatctcAATATTTCTTTTAACCCCAGATTCAATATTTAAAGACATGCAAGACTATTTGGCTCAAAATAATCATAGGTTCCTTAACACAACATTCAAGTTTTAAACCCCAAAAAATCTGCCTTGAAAAACAACTGACAACCTTTGCAGAAGATGGGTTTATTGTTTAAAGAGAACTTAAACATTAAAGTACAAAATAGACTTAAGCAGTGATTTGGACTTCAAAGAGAGAATTGAAAATAGATTAATTGAAAGGTCTAGAGAACAAAAATGGGTGGGTGGCAGCTTTTAACTaggattttcaaaaaaaataaatgaagggAAAGAAGAGGAGAAGTGGAAGAGAATCTTGCCGTCACCGCTACCATCTTATTAGTAGAacaagaaaggagaagaaaatctCTATGCAACTCTGGTGTCGTCATTGGTTGGAGAGCTCACCGGAGCAAGCTAGGGTTCAAAAAAGAAGCAAGgcgaaagagaaagaaaatagtaaaaatgaaaacagaaaaaaaaaactgcaAATAACAATCCATGTGGCAGCGCATGAATGGTTAGCGCTGCCACATTAGCAAAAATGTAACTGTGTTAGGCTCGGGTATTAATAtagtagataaaaaaaatatttggataTCCATCTacgattaaaaaaaaaacctataaacACCACTTTAAAAGAATAGACAAATTTAagtacaaattttatatttaatcttgATTAAAAACAAAATGGAGAAGCGaacgaaaataaagaaataatgaaaaaaccaaaaaggaaaaaggaaaaaataaatttctcCAAAAGTGAAAAGTAATGTGATATATcaactattttaattttgaaaccaAGAAACTAAATTGAACGTAAATGGGGGGAAATAATCAAAGTATTGTTGTTTCAATTACATGATACAAAAGAGTCTTTTGCAGGATAGCATTGGAGGGTTCATATGATGTCTTGTCATAGTCATTAAAAAGAATTTCATTGTCGTCTACCTTGACACCACTGATTAATCCTGGGGCAATCATGTCTTGGTCGGTACAATTCCCTGGAGAAATTAATCGATGGATTAGAATCAGCACAGCTCTTGGTGTCTTCACAAGAAAGTGTCGTAAATTTCTTATGTAAATACTGTAaatcgtcatcatcatcatcaacgaCGTGTCTCCGCATGTTATCCGAAGAAGAAAACTTGAAGGTCTTTTGTTTAGCTTTGATAGACTCGGTAGGATTCATGTAGCTTGGCTTTTGAGTATGATTACTATCGTTTAATGTGACCACAACGATAGTGTTGCTGGACAATGTAGTCGGAGACACGGATGCGGATGAAGTCGACGTCGAGCTCTTGTCGTTGACTGATTCGGAACTCGGGGCAGACGATGAACACGAAGTTTGATTAGCAGGCCTTGTAAGAATACTGGTTTTGGGGTTCTTCGTTTTCAGTTTAAGAGAGCCACGTTGCTCCGAAGAGGTGGAGTGGAAGCTGACAATGTTATCTTCACTTTTCCGAGAAACTGTGGAGTCAGGCTCTTCAATGGTCCTGGTTTCCCAGGGTTTGGTTGACATCCAACGATCTAGCCAATCCCAATCTGGGCTATCCCTATGTAGCCTTTGGTGATGCCTACGAGATAGCGGCTGCTGCTTGTTAGCTCTGAAATTTGGGCTGCCATTGCCATATGATCTTGAAACAGAGTATGCCATTGCTCTCTCCCTTTTCTTTGCACCTTGTTGCCTCATTTGTTGTTTTGCTTTTACTTCTTCTAAAGTTCCAGGAATGTCGCACCATcctttctgaaaaaaaaaaacaaaaaggaattAGCATTCAGCAGATTATGCCATTGGTCAAATAGTTGGCAGTAAAATCATAcagaagataaaaataaataaattaaaaaacacctCGGCTTCCTTTGTTGGATCATCAAGTTTGTGCAGAGATTGCTCTTCTGAAGACGGCAGACATTGTGCTCTCACACGAGCTTGGACTCTTACAAGAGCTTGCATGCACCTTAATGTCACGGCAGCTTGCTTTCGGACTAGACGACCACGGAATATGGCTTGAATCCTTACTACTGCTTTCAATGCCCTCAGAGCTCGTCTTGCCTACCATGAAAAACGAAAGGTGTATTTAAAGTCAGACATAGACAAAAATTTTCACCAAAATGCGAAAAAGTTTGTGCTCTCATGAGCGAGtgacgaaaaatattttactattatcGAACTATAACAAAGAGTGTGACAAAAGCCAATATACCAGCAAACCGCGAAATGCAGTCTGAATTCGAATGGCGGCCCATTCACGCTTCACAGCTCTGAAATCTTTGGGTTGAGCACGAACAATGGTAGCCATGGCAGCAGCAAGCAGATCATCAGCCATGAAAGAAGAATCGGAGGCCAGTGGGGCAGCTACCACGTGCCGCATTTTGAAACTCTTGGATGAGGAGGATCCGAACCCTTCTGATGAGCTCCTCCATAGTTTCCACTTCTTCTTGGACTTATTATCTCCCGTTTTCTcctacaaaaaaaattatgaaaaataaaaacactgAAAGCACGAAGGAAAAAAAAGAGTTCCAGAAAATTAGAAACTTAGTTATGGGATTGAAGAAAAATACATGGTTAATGGGTTCATGAAGTGGTTTCAAAGTTACAAGTGATCTAAACCATTTTCCTGAGGCACCCATTTTGaggaattgaaaaagaaaacaaaaaagctTCAGTTTGGTGGAAACAGAGCAAGTGATGTTAATAACAAGTGGACTGGAGCGGGAAAGGTGATGTTTGGGTTTAAACTTTAAGAATCGTTGGGTGTTGTTGGGAGGTTAAAGAAGTGACATTGAGCTTTGAGTAAAAGTAAAGGCGAGTGAAGTGAAGATTTACATAGggaatttgaatttttgaatttcgaAAAACAATAGTGTTTACATTTAATTCTCTCAACCATacattaatttcaaatattaaaagCATGCGTAAGTTAAATCCAAAACAAGTGTTCCTTTCatgaacatgaaaaagaaaagaaagtgggcCTTTATTTTCTTAAGAGTCCATTATATTTGCTGGCtggtttttatattaattttgattttgatataaATAGAGTTAAGCTTTTCATCAAACtaatctaaaataatttaatattaacaaAAATACCCAGATTGAAAAATAATTACGGGAATAATCTAAAGGAACAGTGCAGGCGGTGCCGACGCGTTCATGGCCGGCACCTATGTCAAAAATTTCCCCATCATTACCTGATGATTGCTagggatttaaaaaaaattcttttttggtGTCGGCATTACAATGGCAAACACTATATATTTTCTCAGCCGTATTCTTAAAATTACATGTATTGTTcaggtaaaaaatattttttttattaggtGCTAACGTCCAGGCGGCCAACACTGTAAAAtcagtttaatttttttcagtaattttttgtGCTGACATTGTGGTGATTGACACCTGTGACAGTAATATTTTTTTGAGTATATTTTGGTGTGTGGTGGCCTGCACCCATGttagtaaatttttttaggtTCTGTGTTTGTAGTGGCCGACACCtgagta
The genomic region above belongs to Gossypium hirsutum isolate 1008001.06 chromosome D05, Gossypium_hirsutum_v2.1, whole genome shotgun sequence and contains:
- the LOC107906094 gene encoding protein IQ-DOMAIN 1; the encoded protein is MGASGKWFRSLVTLKPLHEPINHEKTGDNKSKKKWKLWRSSSEGFGSSSSKSFKMRHVVAAPLASDSSFMADDLLAAAMATIVRAQPKDFRAVKREWAAIRIQTAFRGLLARRALRALKAVVRIQAIFRGRLVRKQAAVTLRCMQALVRVQARVRAQCLPSSEEQSLHKLDDPTKEAEKGWCDIPGTLEEVKAKQQMRQQGAKKRERAMAYSVSRSYGNGSPNFRANKQQPLSRRHHQRLHRDSPDWDWLDRWMSTKPWETRTIEEPDSTVSRKSEDNIVSFHSTSSEQRGSLKLKTKNPKTSILTRPANQTSCSSSAPSSESVNDKSSTSTSSASVSPTTLSSNTIVVVTLNDSNHTQKPSYMNPTESIKAKQKTFKFSSSDNMRRHVVDDDDDDLQYLHKKFTTLSCEDTKSCADSNPSINFSRELYRPRHDCPRINQWCQGRRQ